A genomic window from Fusarium falciforme chromosome 2, complete sequence includes:
- a CDS encoding FAD-binding PCMH-type domain-containing protein: MEPTFQGNQFAPGTAAYNRANDLYATSTYGQSRDMNPGEILQPASIEDIQYVVKAAAAKGQPIAIRTGGHQYSGACSTNPKGIQLDLKPTFRRPNIDLNLLRDTANDKVYLRSSVSWSLAELFDFLEDNGVFMPTGQCSTVCLGGHVQTGGYGMLARSFGLLGDYVRELDIVDYNGDVVKVTKDSHPDLFYGLLGGSPGNLGVVTHFKIEVQDDKNYRGSKGLWMAFTYRQDTLKALLDILVKKGEDPNFPRGYDFTVNIVSRQANLLDLFPGSEDELKKRLPDDIHNGKDNIADVLKFKYALIVVYAQWVNVGGEPYSPELFNQINKVPHEFKFGKEAPEGTPMSVIASMWLFKSPREFPYPYVKRTNSTKSVTLSKTGWADWFSGRINEVIKNKNNGLWVSSQLQVYGGKYSMFQRNAGNGTAYSFRDATYSGTWDVFYQGTKEAAEEWQAVNDKGAKTHFSEQDRRVLWGSYGDWNMKDVWQFYYDPVTYKKLQKIRGAFDPKGTFTANPFCVEALK; encoded by the coding sequence ATGGAACCAACTTTTCAAGGCAACCAGTTTGCTCCAGGCACAGCTGCCTACAATCGTGCCAATGACCTGTACGCCACCTCTACCTACGGCCAGTCGCGCGACATGAACCCTGGAGAGATCCTCCAGCCTGCAAGCATCGAAGACATCCAATATgtcgtcaaggctgctgccGCGAAGGGTCAACCCATTGCCATCAGAACTGGTGGGCATCAGTACAGTGGCGCATGCTCTACCAACCCCAAAGGTATCCAGTTGGACCTGAAGCCTACCTTCCGACGCCCCAACATTGACCTCAACTTGCTCCGAGACACGGCCAACGACAAAGTCTACCTCAGATCGAGTGTCAGCTGGTCACTGGCTGAGCTCTTCGACTTTCTCGAGGACAATGGCGTCTTCATGCCCACAGGGCAGTGCTCCACAGTCTGCCTTGGTGGACACGTCCAAACTGGGGGCTATGGAATGCTCGCACGATCctttggccttcttggggaTTACGTCCGTGAGCTTGACATTGTTGACTACAATGGCGACGTGGTCAAGGTGACCAAGGACAGTCATCCCGACCTGTTCTATGGCCTTCTCGGTGGCAGCCCCGGCAACCTAGGTGTCGTGACGCACTTCAAGATCGAGGTCCAAGACGACAAGAACTATCGGGGCTCCAAGGGTCTATGGATGGCCTTCACCTATCGTCAAGATACGCTCAAGGCCCTCCTTGACATCCTGGTCAAGAAGGGAGAGGACCCCAACTTTCCCCGTGGCTACGACTTCACTGTCAACATTGTCAGCAGACAGGCCAATCTGCTGGATCTGTTCCCGGGTTCCGAagatgagctcaagaagagGCTGCCAGACGACATCCACAACGGCAAGGACAACATTGCCGATGTGCTCAAGTTCAAATACGCACTGATTGTCGTCTACGCCCAGTGGGTCAATGTCGGAGGAGAGCCGTACTCGCCTGAGCTCTTCAACCAGATCAATAAGGTCCCGCACGAGTTCAAGTTTGGTAAGGAGGCCCCCGAAGGCACGCCAATGTCTGTCATCGCATCCATGTGGCTCTTCAAGAGCCCGCGCGAGTTTCCCTACCCCTACGTCAAGCGTACCAACAGCACCAAGTCGGTCACGCTCTCCAAGACCGGCTGGGCGGATTGGTTTTCTGGTCGCATCAACGAGGtgatcaagaacaagaacaacgGCCTTTGGGTCTCATCTCAGCTACAAGTATACGGTGGCAAGTACTCAATGTTCCAGAGGAATGCGGGCAATGGCACGGCGTACTCCTTCAGGGATGCCACCTATTCAGGCACGTGGGATGTATTCTATCAGGGTACGAAAGAGGCAGCGGAGGAGTGGCAGGCTGTAAATGACAAGGGTGCGAAGACGCACTTTAGCGAGCAAGATAGACGTGTTCTCTGGGGATCGTACGGGGACTGGAATATGAAGGATGTCTGGCAGTTTTATTATGATCCGGTCACGTACAAGAAGCTGCAGAAGATTAGGGGGGCATTCGATCCCAAGGGAACCTTTACTGCGAACCCATTCTGCGTCGAGGCATTGAAGTAG
- a CDS encoding Zn(2)-C6 fungal-type domain-containing protein, translating into MNDNISSAGSDLPRFAVSVPCKELEYLIPNHEEQCDFCREKKIKDGEESWSQSTTVSEPIGVEVRLRRIENSLELLTNSVNQLLVASGSRTAPASNESGNLTSAPETERRLPEQIHTFSSLDEAARILQSFQDKSGPSPEHQQAQSSLQGLSDALTNVSLHHGTADETAPGSRFYIPTKETGYALMGQFLKHSELGDFMFLTPSDEILCQVLFEPETVSAKAWVVYVNYMLLALTSGSGDHAGAVTAFRKNMRLALDDAKIFLEPSEVNIQTLILLALHGEDFALPNMSWMLTGQACQQAQVLRLHSVTNSDASSPGQQRRLCLFWALFMADKSCSLAFGRPVFLPTEWFQNVPLPHFEYLEQFHAHQSQAPPATSAFGAYLFLQTVQFSKLIGFILVPKGASSERDMLNSLLDSWYQQTHELLSQARDSETGTDNTTQCREMSLGLLSVQFRYLTACIILQGSRSGNEELRIAYARQAISLLPNMVSNWNQVYNPAVWELLYFPFTPFFVLFGSIMRDPSALTVPQDLELLATTKTYFSRMRTQLCVLACITSKLEYTAGVFLTLARERFNKIGSGSLASKGLQDDMTSPQPRTITDQGQAGFSFADTQDNQQAPTLGDVDIEAFLHWLPQNIPMQSTADVDMEGEFVGAAPNQETRGMKRSIDSTFDWFSWDTYYASGTIL; encoded by the exons ATGAATGACAACATATCCTCTGCGGGCTCAGATTTGCCCCGATTCGCCGTGAGTGTACCATGCAAGGAACTGGAGTACCTAATCCCTAATCACGAGGAGCAGTGTGACTTTTGTcgcgagaagaagatcaa GGACGGTGAGGAGAGCTGGTCTCAGTCTACGACCGTGTCGGAACCAATCGGAGTCGAGGTCAGACTTCGGCGCATCGAGAACAGTTTGGAGCTTCTGACCAACTCTGTAAATCAGCTACTCGTCGCCTCTGGCAGCAGAACAGCACCCGCCTCTAACGAAAGCGGTAACCTAACCTCTGCCCCCGAAACTGAACGACGACTGCCCGAACAAATACACACCTTCTCATCCCTAGATGAAGCGGCAAGAATACTGCAGTCCTTCCAAGATAAATCAGGTCCTTCACCCGAACACCAGCAGGCACAATCAAGCCTTCAAGGCCTTTCTGATGCTCTCACAAATGTCTCGCTTCATCATGGGACAGCCGACGAAACCGCTCCGGGCAGCAGGTTTTACATCCCAACTAAAGAAACAGGTTATGCATTGATGGGCCAGTTCTTGAAACACTCTGAGCTTGGAGATTTCATGTTTCTCACGCCCTCGGATGAGATCTTATGTCAAGTCTTGTTTGAACCAGAGACTGTTTCTGCCAAGGCATGGGTAGTCTATGTCAACTATATGCTCCTGGCTTTGACGAGTGGGAGTGGTGATCATGCCGGCGCCGTCACAGCTTTCAGAAAGAACATGCGTCTGGCACTGGACGACGCGAAAATCTTCCTCGAACCCAGTGAGGTCAACATTCAGACATTGATCTTGTTGGCCCTTCATGGGGAAGACTTTGCACTGCCAAACATGTCTTGGATGCTAACGGGACAAGCTTGCCAACAAGCTCAAGTGCTCAGATTGCACTCGGTTACCAACTCCGACGCCTCATCGCCGGGCCAGCAACGCCGATTATGCCTGTTCTGGGCGTTATTCATGGCTGACAAGTCGTGCTCGTTGGCATTTGGACGCCCAGTGTTCCTCCCTACAGAATGGTTTCAAAATGTGCCGCTGCCACACTTTGAATACCTTGAGCAGTTTCACGCCCATCAATCACAAGCCCCGCCAGCAACGTCGGCATTCGGGGCGTACTTATTCCTACAAACTGTCCAGTTTTCCAAGTTGATAGGATTCATCCTCGTTCCGAAGGGGGCCAGTTCAGAAAGAGACATGCTAAATAGTCTACTAGACAGCTGGTACCAGCAGACGCACGAG CTTCTTTCTCAGGCTCGGGACTCTGAGACAGGAACTGACAACACAACCCAGTGTCGTGAGATGAGCTTAGGTCTTCTGTCTGTTCAATTCCGGTACTTGACTGCCTGCATCATTCTTCAGGGTTCCAGGTCGGGGAATGAGGAGTTACGAATTGCCTATGCAAGACAAGCGATATCCCTGCTTCCAAATATGGTCTCCAACTGGAATCAGGTCTACAACCCAGCAGTTTG GGAACTGCTATACTTTCCATTTACCCCGTTCTTTGTTTTATTCGGGAGCATCATGAGAGATCCGTCGGCCTTAACAGTACCCCAAGACCTTGAGCTGCTAGCAACAACCAAAACATACTTTTCCCGGATGCGCACACAGCTTTGCGTGCTTGCCTGTATCACTTCCAAACTCGAGTATACGGCTGGAGTCTTCTTAACTCTTGCGAGAGAGCGCTTCAACAAGATTGGATCCGGATCTTTGGCAAGCAAGGGCCTGCAGGACGACATGACATCCCCGCAGCCCCGGACTATAACGGACCAGGGGCAAGCGGGCTTCTCGTTTGCCGACACTCAAGACAACCAACAGGCTCCAACTCTAGGCGACGTAGACATTGAGGCATTTCTACACTGGCTGCCGCAAAATATTCCCATGCAGTCCACGGCAGATGTTGACATGGAAGGAGAGTTTGTAGGAGCGGCGCCAAATCAAGAGACCCGCGGGATGAAGCGAAGCATTGACAGCACCTTTGACTGGTTCTCGTGGGATACGTATTACGCCAGTGGGACCATTCTATAG
- a CDS encoding MFS domain-containing protein produces METVTQPEMVETTRRGVHMAPPPTDTHQIIRRMNAAYDWTGPDDPDNPRNFPAIVRILSIASITSLAFASCFAGAIYAPAQEAVQQEFHQSRLVAVLPLSMYNLGMACGPIVGAPLSETYGRKTVFVATTPIFLLFMVGSGFSKNVISLIICRFFAGVFAAPNINNVSATILDYSEPRYRGASLGIYYSIPSLGSTIAPLIGGFIVRPKGWRWTQWVAIMATVALYIPVLFTKETYKKVVLRRRAIRMGLGDTSSQQTSVARTIRHFFTVLILRPLHMLFTEPIVTLVSLYNGFIFGLLYTFVTSVPWIFRHYYDFDETSESLSYLGVTLGTFMACGPFVLIDFSFYQKRLTRWQRAHDDTEPLDPKNRLVPAMVGSLLLPTSLFIAGWTAQYRIHWFTPIFFQGMSMVASLLIYAGVNLFMLDSYGPLYGASANGAMMLSRYTLGFAFPLFALRMFQALGAGWATTVLASCTILMAPIPWCFWVFGEQLRKRSKYERSA; encoded by the coding sequence ATGGAGACTGTTACCCAGCCAGAAATGGTCGAAACGACTAGAAGAGGTGTACACATGGCTCCTCCGCCGACGGACACACACCAGATTATCAGGCGGATGAATGCTGCCTACGATTGGACTGGCCCTGACGACCCGGACAACCCTCGCAACTTTCCAGCCATTGTGCGCATCCTCAGCATCGCCAGTATCACTTCGCTTGCCTTTGCTAGCTGCTTCGCCGGTGCGATCTACGCCCCTGCCCAAGAGGCTGTCCAACAAGAATTCCATCAGAGTCGGCTTGTGGCCGTCCTCCCGCTGTCAATGTACAACCTTGGCATGGCTTGTGGACCAATCGTCGGGGCCCCTCTGTCAGAGACATATGGGCGGAAGACGGTGTTTGTGGCCACGACTCCaatctttcttcttttcatgGTCGGGTCTGGGTTCTCCAAGAACGTGATCAGCTTAATTATCTGCCGTTTCTTTGCTGGCGTGTTCGCCGCGCCAAACATCAACAACGTCTCAGCTACCATCCTGGACTATTCCGAGCCTCGGTATCGCGGAGCCAGCCTTGGTATCTACTACTCTATCCCATCTCTCGGCTCGACTATTGCTCCTCTGATTGGTGGCTTCATTGTAAGACCCAAAGGCTGGCGTTGGACGCAGTGGGTGGCTATAATGGCCACCGTTGCTCTCTACATCCCGGTCCTCTTCACCAAAGAGACTTATAAAAAGGTTGTCCTCCGCCGTCGAGCTATCAGGATGGGCCTCGGAGATACTTCATCTCAGCAAACTTCGGTCGCGAGGACAATACGGCATTTCTTCACCGTTCTCATTTTAAGGCCTCTGCACATGTTGTTTACAGAACCCATCGTTACCCTCGTCAGCTTGTACAACGGCTTCATCTTTGGGCTGCTGTATACGTTTGTCACATCTGTTCCCTGGATTTTCCGACACTACTACGATTTTGACGAAACCAGCGAATCGCTTTCGTATCTTGGCGTTACGCTTGGGACTTTTATGGCCTGCGGCCCCTTTGTCCTGATCGACTTTTCATTCTACCAGAAACGCCTCACACGATGGCAAAGAGCCCACGACGACACTGAACCCCTCGATCCTAAGAACCGCCTGGTCCCTGCCATGGTGGGCAGTCTCCTCCTTCCAACCAGTCTTTTCATCGCCGGCTGGACAGCTCAATATCGCATTCACTGGTTCACCCCCATCTTCTTCCAAGGCATGTCCATGGTGGCCTCCCTGCTCATCTACGCGGGTGTGAATCTCTTCATGCTGGACTCTTACGGTCCTCTCTATGGCGCCTCGGCAAACGGTGCAATGATGCTCAGTAGGTACACTCTGGGCTTCGCATTCCCACTGTTCGCGTTGCGCATGTTTCAAGCACTAGGCGCGGGTTGGGCAACCACTGTATTAGCTTCCTGTACAATTCTGATGGCACCTATTCCTTGGTGCTTCTGGGTCTTTGGTGAGCAACTACGGAAGAGGAGCAAGTACGAAAGGAGCGCATAG
- a CDS encoding C2H2-type domain-containing protein has protein sequence MPWTIWPALIVLWGVCWMFYPSPGSAPGAGELETQSHLHQPQPEEFGGEFLFSASDEADLIFPFLEDSSFSDGWWAPHQLNTICDPLTMTMDHNTGAYPPDSARRFSPMTTVDPTRSPTNSLHLGSGSQLALSPGVQQRPQSQGSEPVAVGITENIATTASGSKTTNRFQCPQCYKVLSRRDALERHQRSQHNRVEEHLCPHKPCKHSRKGFARPDGLRRHLKACKSRTRRAATVALEPMDSQPDSGLEMREDSQARNSGQDTCSTQGPNDASSQQSPTNSWEAELRKRYKEAKEVCVRKKREVEEAQQQFEEAQRVLASYETLIGNAEKERAA, from the exons ATGCCGTGGACAATCTGGCCGGCATTGATTGTGCTCTGGGGGGTCTGTTGGATGTTTTATCCCTCTCCCGGAAGTGCCCCTGGAGCTGGTGAGTTGGAGACCCagtctcatcttcatcagccacaacCTGAAGAATTCGGTG GGGAATTCCTTTTTTCAGCATCAGACGAGGCCGACCTGATCTTCCCCTTCCTTGAGGACTCTTCGTTTTCTGATGGATGGTGGGCTCCTCATCAGCTCAACACAATCTGTGATCCCCTGACAATGACTATGGATCATAATACGGGGGCTTATCCACCAGATTCAGCACGCCGGTTTAGCCCGATGACAACGGTAGATCCAACCCGAAGTCCCACGAATTCTCTCCACCTGGGTTCAGGATCACAGCTCGCTCTTTCCCCCGGCGTTCAGCAACGGCCTCAAAGCCAAGGGAGCGAGCCGGTTGCCGTGGGTATCACCGAAAATATTGCAACGACTGCATCCGG GTCCAAAACTACCAACCGATTCCAATGCCCACAGTGCTACAAGGTCCTCTCAAGACGCGACGCTCTCGAACGCCATCAAAGGTCACAGCACAACCGGGTGGAGGAGCATCTCTGTCCTCACAAGCCATGCAAACATTCGAGGAAAGGCTTTGCCCGGCCAGATGGGCTCCGGCGACACCTGAAGGCTTGCAAGTCACGGACCAGAAGGGCTGCCACAGTGGCATTAGAGCCTATGGATAGCCAACCGGACAGCGGACTCGAGATGAGAGAGGACAGCCAAGCGCGCAATTCCGGGCAGGACACTTGTAGTACACAAGGCCCGAACGATGCGAGTAGTCAACAATCTCCTACGAATAGTTGGGAAGCGGAATTGAGAAAGCGCTACAAAGAGGCAAAAGAGGTGTGTGTGAGGAAGAAAcgcgaggttgaggaggcacAACAGCAGTTCGAGGAGGCACAACGGGTGCTGGCCAGCTATGAGACATTGATCGGAAACGCGGAAAAGGAACGCGCCGCATGA